The genomic interval ACACATTGAAGCTCGCAGTCAGATTGACTAGCAGATTTATAAACACaatgaaatagataactcaggAGACTATCATTTAGGAGATATACTTAAAAACTAATAATAACCAGCTCACAGAGCATTCGATAACTGAATCATTTCTTCATCTCATCACAGGCAAATAGAGAACAGCAACATTGCTTCTAGAAGATAGTTCACTGGTTTCAGAACACaagtaccaaaattttaaaGTGCAAACAGATATTATCAAAGTCTGCAAGGGTTGGATTCCACAGTAACGTAACATCAAAGCACATAGGCTTAACGATAACGGCGAAGAGAGACAGTCTGGTTGCGCTTCCAGGTAGCCCTGCGGGACGGCCTGGCCTTGTGGTGAGTGTGACCCTTGCCGCGCAGACCACGGTACTTCTTGCCAGCAGAGGTGAGACCACGGAGCTCACGGTGCTTGTGCACAGGCTTGCAGAGCCAGTTGATCCTTGGGTCATTGCGGATAGCGCTGTGAGCAACATCCACAAGGATGATCTCAAAGTACTTGTAGGTGGAGTCCTGCATTAAACCAAAGAAAACCAAGTCATTAATGGAAGGCAGATACATTGTTGATAATCATCTTTGAAAGATCTCAGTAAAGTGAAACGTACCTCGTTCACCCAGTAGGAGTTGAGCACCCTGAGTCCGCCCAACTTGCGCCCAGCTCTCTCCTCAGCAACTGACCTCTTGTTCCTCTGGAACTTGAGCTGGGTGATACCCTGGTGCTTGGGCTTGCCGTAGACAATACCCTTGGGCACTGGCCTCTTCCTGCCACCACGCCTCACACGGACACGGTAAACCACATAACCCTGAGGAAAGGTAACGACAAATAGTTAAGCACAATATTTTGATTACAGGACAAAATATTCAAATGTGATTATATAAATTGGTAAATAAATGGGAGCACCCGTACAAAATTTTGCTCAGAGTATCAATGACAAACAATGCAATTTAAGTTCAACTACGGCAGCAAACTGCTTTTGCAGTAAGTAACGCACCAAACAACATTACCTATGCCAATTACAAGAAAAGGTCCTCAAGGGATGATACTACAATGGCAAGCATCTACCATCCAATCGAATCTAATGGAGAACACAAGACAAGTGATACTATCCAAGAAAGCACTAAAAACAGATTAACTCAATGTTCTACTAACAGTTAACAAATGGCAGTAACAGGTTCCAACAAATCAACAGCAGAACGGTAACCTAGCAGAGTCTAGATCTAGACACAAAAGTAAGCCTCCATTTCTACAGGACAGATCAATACTTCAAACATTAACACCATCATCAACCGCG from Oryza glaberrima chromosome 3, OglaRS2, whole genome shotgun sequence carries:
- the LOC127768982 gene encoding 60S ribosomal protein L15 produces the protein MGAYKYVSELWRRKQSDVMRFVQRVRCWEYRQQPAIVRLTRPTRPDKARRLGYKAKQGYVVYRVRVRRGGRKRPVPKGIVYGKPKHQGITQLKFQRNKRSVAEERAGRKLGGLRVLNSYWVNEDSTYKYFEIILVDVAHSAIRNDPRINWLCKPVHKHRELRGLTSAGKKYRGLRGKGHTHHKARPSRRATWKRNQTVSLRRYR